A stretch of the Candidatus Cetobacterium colombiensis genome encodes the following:
- a CDS encoding response regulator transcription factor: MKLLIVEDNKTIANMLKNFFDLEKWDSIIFHEGYEALENFYSIKPDLVILDWMLPTISGIELCKELKRVNPSIPIIILTAKSNDLDEIIGFNNGADEYIRKPFNPKILILRIKSLLNRKKEIQIKINNNVIIKTCVKEIFKNNILITLSPKEYELLLYLSENKNQYFSREQLIEYIWGFDFDGDIRTIDTHIANLRKKLELKNIKNKRGIGYSLVIEK; this comes from the coding sequence ATGAAACTTTTAATAGTTGAAGACAATAAAACTATAGCAAATATGCTTAAAAATTTTTTTGATTTAGAAAAATGGGACTCAATAATTTTTCACGAGGGATATGAAGCTCTTGAGAACTTTTATTCTATAAAACCTGATTTAGTAATTCTAGACTGGATGTTACCTACAATATCTGGAATTGAACTATGTAAAGAGCTCAAACGTGTTAATCCAAGTATCCCTATTATTATCCTAACTGCTAAAAGTAATGATCTAGATGAAATAATTGGATTTAATAATGGTGCTGATGAATATATTCGTAAACCTTTTAATCCTAAAATATTAATTTTAAGAATTAAATCTCTTCTTAATAGAAAAAAAGAAATCCAAATAAAAATTAACAATAATGTAATTATTAAAACATGCGTTAAAGAAATTTTTAAAAACAATATTTTAATTACTTTATCTCCAAAAGAATACGAGCTATTATTATATTTATCTGAAAATAAAAATCAATATTTTTCTCGTGAGCAGCTAATTGAATATATATGGGGATTTGATTTTGATGGAGATATTAGGACTATTGATACACATATTGCAAATTTAAGAAAAAAATTAGAATTGAAAAATATAAAAAATAAAAGGGGAATTGGTTATTCTTTGGTGATTGAAAAATGA
- a CDS encoding response regulator transcription factor, producing MKKKILIIEDEENLANIIKNSLEKENFDAKVVTQGDLAIDEFYNFSPNLILLDINLPKKNGWEICDEIRHYSKIPIIIMTARDTELDEIHGLKLGADDYITKPISIKVIILKIKKLLKMEDNEFFHLDGLTFDYNTFKVNFNNEEITLTKREALLLEYFFRNQNIILARETLLNEVWGFEFSGEERAVDTLVTRLRKKLGIYGDYIKSIRGVGYVFNQS from the coding sequence ATGAAGAAGAAAATTTTAATTATAGAGGACGAAGAAAACTTAGCTAATATTATAAAAAATAGTTTAGAAAAAGAAAATTTTGATGCTAAAGTTGTTACACAAGGAGATTTAGCTATTGATGAGTTTTATAATTTCTCTCCAAATTTGATACTTTTAGATATTAATTTACCTAAAAAAAACGGATGGGAAATTTGTGATGAAATAAGACACTATTCTAAGATCCCTATTATAATTATGACTGCTAGAGATACTGAGCTCGATGAAATTCATGGATTAAAATTAGGAGCAGATGATTATATAACAAAACCTATAAGTATAAAAGTTATTATATTAAAAATTAAAAAACTTTTAAAAATGGAAGATAATGAGTTTTTTCATTTAGATGGATTAACTTTCGACTATAATACTTTCAAAGTTAATTTTAACAACGAGGAAATAACTTTAACTAAAAGAGAAGCATTACTTTTGGAATATTTTTTTAGAAATCAAAATATTATTTTAGCTAGAGAAACTTTATTAAATGAAGTTTGGGGATTTGAATTTAGTGGAGAAGAAAGAGCTGTAGATACTCTTGTAACTAGGCTTAGAAAAAAACTTGGTATTTATGGAGATTATATAAAATCTATTAGAGGAGTTGGATATGTCTTTAATCAAAGTTAA
- a CDS encoding lytic transglycosylase domain-containing protein, whose translation MKKVKYFCFLFCLVNSTIFSSNEFLEKYISKNTSNMEHAQFIYEDIIKFSNKYEIDPTLITSIIKVESNFNHDAISENGAIGLMQIMPDIAESFNINPFNISSNIEGGIKYFSECLKLNNDDIALALASYNSKSKTIETYTNIPPFTSTDKYVSDVLKIYTGNFNKKYIFNLNNQ comes from the coding sequence ATGAAAAAAGTTAAATATTTTTGTTTTTTATTCTGCTTAGTCAACTCAACTATTTTTTCAAGCAACGAATTTTTAGAAAAATATATATCGAAAAATACTTCTAATATGGAGCATGCTCAATTTATATATGAAGATATAATTAAGTTTTCAAATAAATATGAAATTGATCCAACTTTAATAACATCTATTATAAAGGTAGAAAGTAATTTTAACCACGATGCTATCTCTGAAAATGGAGCTATTGGATTAATGCAAATTATGCCAGATATTGCAGAAAGTTTTAATATAAATCCATTTAATATTTCTTCAAATATTGAAGGTGGAATTAAATATTTTTCAGAATGTTTAAAATTAAATAATGACGATATTGCTTTAGCTCTTGCAAGTTATAATTCTAAAAGTAAAACTATTGAAACTTATACAAATATCCCTCCATTTACTTCAACTGATAAGTATGTTTCAGATGTATTAAAAATTTATACTGGGAATTTCAATAAAAAATATATTTTTAATTTGAACAACCAATAA
- a CDS encoding HAMP domain-containing sensor histidine kinase: protein MSLIKVKVNLFTKIFGFSIFLVLATILINYIFNALFLEKFYVYRKKEMMLKVIENAKIVYEKKSSEDFDNYIYDIKESSGIDIDVKNLAKKHTMMSSHMMMRRTNSIQDIPYNKFVAKEFLGNDAKILYYGEEVSDKAAIFVSTSLSVIQSHSHESNIFNFITAILALIVSLASGLIFSKRITKDIIYLNEKASKISQLDFPDKIEINRNDEIGELSLSLNKMSQELSSSIKNLKSFVSNASHELRTPVSIICTHATALLEHKDMSINEQRKYYNIILKVGNEMKELIENLLTLSKLDNTVFKIKNESVNLKLVVEDALEKYDILELEKDISVNVNMEDKNITCDSRIIKLVINNLIQNALKYSLVGGEINIFQEDDYLIIKNSFQGSLENNKNSLFQPFSRGKNAEDFKYDGMGLGLSIVDKALTLANIEYKLEIINNSFSFKLKLF from the coding sequence ATGTCTTTAATCAAAGTTAAGGTTAATCTCTTTACTAAAATTTTTGGTTTTTCTATTTTTCTTGTTTTAGCAACAATTTTAATAAATTATATTTTCAATGCTCTTTTTTTAGAAAAGTTTTATGTCTATAGAAAAAAAGAGATGATGTTAAAAGTTATAGAAAATGCTAAAATAGTTTATGAAAAAAAGTCTAGCGAAGATTTTGATAATTATATTTATGACATTAAAGAATCCTCTGGAATAGATATAGACGTAAAAAATTTAGCAAAGAAACATACTATGATGAGTAGTCATATGATGATGAGAAGAACTAATAGTATTCAAGATATTCCATACAATAAATTTGTAGCAAAAGAATTTCTAGGAAATGATGCTAAAATACTTTATTATGGAGAAGAAGTCTCTGATAAAGCTGCAATATTTGTAAGCACTTCACTCTCTGTAATTCAATCCCATAGCCATGAGAGCAATATTTTTAATTTTATAACAGCAATACTAGCTCTTATTGTATCTTTAGCAAGTGGACTTATATTTTCTAAAAGAATTACTAAAGATATAATTTATTTAAATGAAAAAGCTAGTAAAATATCGCAATTGGATTTTCCAGATAAAATTGAAATAAATAGAAATGATGAAATAGGAGAGTTAAGTCTTAGCTTAAATAAAATGTCTCAAGAACTTTCTTCTTCTATAAAAAATCTAAAATCTTTCGTTTCCAATGCTTCTCACGAATTAAGAACTCCAGTTTCTATTATTTGTACACATGCTACAGCTTTATTAGAACACAAAGATATGAGTATAAACGAACAAAGAAAATATTATAACATTATTTTAAAAGTAGGTAATGAGATGAAAGAGCTTATTGAAAATCTTTTAACTCTTTCAAAATTAGATAATACTGTTTTTAAAATAAAAAATGAATCTGTAAATTTAAAATTAGTCGTAGAAGATGCTTTGGAAAAATATGATATTTTAGAATTAGAAAAAGATATCAGTGTCAATGTTAATATGGAAGACAAAAATATTACTTGTGATTCTAGAATTATAAAATTAGTTATTAACAATCTTATTCAAAATGCATTAAAATATAGCCTCGTTGGAGGAGAAATTAATATTTTCCAAGAAGATGATTATTTAATAATCAAGAATAGTTTTCAAGGTAGTTTAGAAAATAATAAAAATAGTTTATTCCAGCCTTTTTCTAGAGGAAAAAATGCAGAGGATTTTAAATATGATGGTATGGGCCTTGGACTATCTATTGTTGATAAAGCTTTAACATTAGCTAATATCGAGTATAAGTTGGAAATTATCAATAATTCATTTTCATTTAAATTAAAACTTTTTTAA
- a CDS encoding HAMP domain-containing sensor histidine kinase, translating into MNLKRKSFIIINMTLLISLFLFFILTEKFGKRYYFYQKNIELNNIESTIQNNIINPSSDVLIGKIPVLQNNFEFNNALKISLFQKNNWKYDFWFGDEALKRLNKTGSITRNFQQKNLNSSFLIRVFKKENNYIIICLSLPSIEENIKLMRTFFLYIFLFISLFIWCIYTYYLRKITYSISSIEFSLDKISKKDFSKVSLIKSGDEFESISKKISEISLELNEYFEFLNKRYESQKHFYNSLAHELKTPITIINGYAYYIKDILKEEDKVYCDFIINECIGISQMAKKFQLLAENSKSLEFSRFHLNTLIENILEKFYLDFSEKNIDVSFISNSVEVYADYNLIKVAITNLISNSLKFTKNNIIIKINSDSNHIIFSIYNNGHNIPKDKILKIWEPFFFMEKHSKIDNWGFGLAIVADIINKHNGNYAVENTIDGVIFKIILPNI; encoded by the coding sequence ATGAATTTAAAAAGAAAATCATTTATTATTATAAACATGACACTACTAATTAGTCTTTTTCTTTTTTTTATTTTAACTGAGAAATTTGGAAAAAGATATTATTTTTATCAAAAAAATATTGAACTTAATAATATTGAAAGCACTATACAAAATAATATAATTAATCCTTCTTCAGATGTATTAATTGGTAAAATTCCTGTACTACAAAATAACTTTGAATTTAACAATGCTTTAAAGATATCTCTTTTCCAAAAAAATAATTGGAAATATGATTTTTGGTTTGGGGATGAAGCTTTAAAAAGATTAAATAAAACAGGATCTATTACTCGTAATTTTCAACAAAAAAATCTTAATAGTTCTTTTTTGATAAGAGTTTTTAAAAAAGAAAATAACTATATCATTATTTGCTTATCTCTTCCTTCAATTGAAGAAAATATAAAATTAATGAGAACATTTTTTTTATACATTTTTTTATTTATTTCTCTTTTCATTTGGTGCATTTACACCTATTATTTAAGAAAAATAACTTATTCTATTTCTTCGATTGAATTTTCTTTAGATAAAATCTCTAAAAAAGATTTTTCTAAAGTTTCTTTAATAAAATCTGGAGATGAATTCGAAAGTATCTCAAAAAAAATATCTGAAATTTCTTTAGAATTAAATGAATATTTTGAATTTTTAAATAAAAGATATGAATCTCAAAAACATTTTTATAATAGCTTAGCTCATGAATTAAAAACACCCATAACTATAATTAATGGATATGCTTACTATATTAAAGATATTTTAAAAGAAGAGGATAAAGTTTATTGTGATTTTATTATTAATGAATGTATTGGAATTTCTCAAATGGCAAAAAAATTCCAACTTTTAGCTGAAAACTCTAAATCTTTAGAATTTTCAAGATTTCATCTTAATACTCTTATTGAAAATATTTTAGAAAAATTTTACTTAGACTTCTCTGAAAAAAATATAGATGTTAGTTTTATTTCGAACTCTGTTGAGGTATACGCTGATTATAATTTAATTAAAGTAGCTATTACAAATTTAATTTCTAATAGTTTAAAATTTACTAAAAACAATATAATAATTAAAATTAATTCTGATAGTAATCATATTATTTTTTCTATATATAACAATGGTCATAATATTCCTAAAGATAAAATTTTGAAAATATGGGAACCCTTCTTTTTTATGGAAAAACATTCTAAAATTGATAATTGGGGTTTTGGATTAGCTATTGTCGCAGATATTATCAATAAACACAATGGAAATTATGCTGTGGAAAATACAATTGATGGAGTTATTTTTAAAATAATTTTACCAAATATATAA
- a CDS encoding ABC transporter ATP-binding protein: MKKKNEILKNLLPYLSEHRKTLIYLVIVAILGNGLNLIGPYLIGKGINILKFQISDIDLEKLLKITILLGIIYFLGAFLTFIQNITMNRVSQKIVWRMRKESFEKLHKFSLKFFDNNSHGNIISIMINDIDNISSSISQIGTQVVVSILTIVITLLIMSYISPTLTAIQVVLVLITGFFLKKITLKSREKMREQQKYLGELSGYVEEILLGEAEVKSFTYEDEVISNFQELNKKYKENAVKAYFFTGFGYPSLNYIGNIGYAIIVLVGSIFILKKELTLGGLSSFIIYSKMFNRPIANISDVYSIIQTVFVSAERFFNLINQEEEVETGNKKIQIESTKGHIQFENVVFGYKNNEKIIDKFSFNANPGDMIAIVGPTGAGKTTITNLLMRFYDIDSGNILIDGINIKEYSRSELRKLFGMVLQDTWIFTGTIKENIIYGNENVTEEEVINATKLACAHDFIIKLSKGYETKISEDNITLSQGQKQLITIARAILKNPRFLILDEATSGIDTRTEIKLQKAMQNLIHGRTSFVIAHRLSTIKNADLILVMKNGKIEEQGTHLELLAKKGFYCSMFNEQYLD, from the coding sequence ATGAAAAAGAAAAATGAAATTTTAAAAAATTTACTTCCTTATCTTTCAGAACATAGAAAAACTTTGATTTATTTAGTTATAGTTGCTATCTTAGGAAATGGTTTAAATTTAATTGGCCCATATCTCATAGGAAAAGGAATCAATATATTAAAATTTCAAATATCAGATATAGATTTGGAAAAATTATTAAAAATAACAATACTTTTAGGCATAATATACTTTTTAGGAGCTTTTTTAACTTTTATACAAAATATAACAATGAATAGAGTTTCTCAAAAAATAGTATGGCGTATGAGAAAAGAGAGTTTTGAAAAGTTGCATAAATTTTCTTTAAAATTTTTTGATAACAATTCCCATGGAAATATTATCAGTATAATGATAAATGATATTGATAATATAAGTAGTTCTATATCGCAAATAGGAACTCAAGTTGTTGTGAGTATACTTACAATAGTTATAACACTTTTAATTATGAGTTATATAAGTCCAACTCTTACAGCAATCCAAGTGGTTTTAGTTTTAATTACAGGATTTTTCTTGAAAAAAATTACTCTTAAAAGTCGTGAAAAAATGAGAGAACAACAAAAATACCTTGGAGAATTAAGTGGATATGTTGAAGAGATACTTCTAGGAGAGGCTGAAGTAAAATCTTTTACTTACGAAGATGAAGTGATCAGTAATTTTCAAGAACTTAATAAGAAATATAAAGAAAATGCTGTAAAAGCATATTTTTTTACTGGATTTGGGTATCCATCTTTAAACTATATAGGAAATATAGGCTATGCAATTATAGTTCTTGTTGGTTCTATTTTTATTTTAAAAAAAGAACTTACTTTAGGTGGTCTTTCCAGCTTTATAATATATTCAAAAATGTTTAATCGACCAATTGCGAATATTTCAGATGTATATAGTATCATACAAACAGTTTTTGTAAGTGCAGAAAGATTCTTTAATTTAATTAATCAAGAGGAAGAGGTTGAAACAGGAAATAAGAAAATTCAAATAGAAAGTACCAAAGGACATATTCAGTTTGAAAATGTGGTGTTTGGGTACAAAAATAATGAAAAGATTATAGATAAATTTTCTTTTAATGCTAACCCAGGAGATATGATAGCTATAGTTGGGCCTACCGGAGCAGGAAAAACAACTATAACTAATCTGTTAATGAGATTTTATGATATTGATTCAGGAAATATACTTATAGATGGAATAAATATAAAAGAATATTCAAGAAGTGAATTAAGAAAACTTTTTGGAATGGTACTTCAAGATACTTGGATTTTTACGGGAACTATTAAAGAAAATATAATATATGGAAATGAAAATGTTACAGAAGAGGAAGTTATAAATGCAACTAAATTAGCTTGTGCCCATGATTTTATAATAAAATTATCTAAGGGGTATGAAACTAAAATAAGTGAAGACAATATAACTCTTTCTCAAGGGCAAAAACAATTAATTACAATAGCTAGAGCAATTTTAAAAAATCCAAGATTTTTGATTTTAGATGAAGCCACAAGTGGTATTGATACAAGAACAGAAATAAAACTTCAAAAAGCAATGCAAAATTTAATTCATGGGAGAACAAGTTTTGTAATAGCCCATAGATTGTCTACTATAAAAAATGCAGATCTTATCTTAGTTATGAAAAATGGAAAAATAGAAGAACAGGGAACTCATTTAGAACTTCTTGCTAAAAAAGGATTTTATTGCTCTATGTTCAATGAACAATATTTAGATTAG
- the rlmF gene encoding 23S rRNA (adenine(1618)-N(6))-methyltransferase RlmF: protein MKKEIKKGELHPNNPHKGKYDFSILSEKLPELHSFIKKNPIGEDTIDFSDNEAIICLNKALIKTYYNIDNWDIPTGFLCPPIPGRADYIHYIAELLSKKENINVLDIGTGANCIYPIIGSQTYGWNFTASDIDPKSIENAQKIIDTNPSLKDKVKLKLQEDKNHIFTGVIDSSDKFDLTMCNPPFHSSLEEALKANKRKVDNLNKGNKNIKKGLNFGGQKAELWCPGGERLFLKKMAKESVLFAKQVFYFTSLVSNKDNIKPTIKILEKLGAKCQLLEMSQGQKVSRVLAWTFKK from the coding sequence TTGAAAAAAGAAATAAAAAAAGGTGAGCTACATCCTAATAATCCACATAAAGGAAAATATGACTTTAGTATTTTAAGTGAGAAGTTACCTGAATTGCATTCATTTATAAAAAAAAATCCAATTGGAGAAGATACAATAGACTTTAGTGACAATGAAGCTATAATTTGTTTAAATAAAGCATTAATAAAAACATATTATAATATTGATAATTGGGATATTCCTACAGGTTTTTTATGTCCTCCAATTCCTGGAAGAGCAGATTATATTCACTATATAGCAGAATTATTATCTAAAAAAGAAAATATAAATGTATTGGATATAGGAACTGGTGCAAACTGTATTTATCCAATTATTGGAAGTCAAACTTATGGTTGGAATTTTACAGCTTCAGATATAGATCCAAAGTCTATTGAAAATGCTCAGAAAATAATAGATACAAATCCAAGTTTAAAAGATAAAGTTAAATTAAAACTTCAAGAAGATAAAAATCATATTTTTACAGGAGTTATTGATTCTAGTGACAAATTTGATTTAACAATGTGTAATCCACCGTTTCACTCATCACTTGAAGAAGCATTAAAAGCAAATAAAAGAAAGGTTGATAATCTTAATAAAGGAAATAAAAATATAAAAAAAGGATTGAATTTTGGAGGACAAAAAGCTGAATTGTGGTGTCCTGGTGGAGAGCGTCTTTTTCTAAAAAAAATGGCAAAAGAAAGTGTACTTTTTGCTAAGCAAGTTTTTTATTTTACATCTTTAGTTTCTAATAAAGATAATATAAAACCCACAATAAAGATACTTGAAAAATTAGGAGCTAAGTGTCAACTTTTAGAAATGAGCCAAGGGCAAAAGGTAAGTAGAGTTTTAGCTTGGACTTTTAAAAAGTAA